TTGGAATTCGTTAGGTTCTTGTTTAGCACTTCTAGTTCCTTCCGGGAAAATAACTAAACTTCTTTTGTATTCTGAAATTAATTCTTTTGCTTCTTTCATTGCACTTAGAGCACTTCTTGGATTTGTTCTATCCAAAGGAATATTATCTGTTAAGTTCATGAAGTGCTTAAATATTTTAGCTTTTCACAATTCTTGCTTTGCAATAAATGCAACTGGTTGTTGTAAAGAAAAGTCATTAATAGCAAACATCAAAATTGGATCTAAATTTGATTGGTGATTGGGAGCCAATACAAGTCCTCTATCTAATCAATTTTCAATACCAATAACATTAACTTGAATATTGGCTATTTTTAAAACTTTTCTAGTTTTCTTTTTAACTCAGTTATATCTTCATTCCTCTGAATATAAATTCGGGTCCTGTTTAATTTTTTTAGTTACCTTTTTAGCTTTTGCAGTAGCTCTTCAAACCCCTCATGCATTAGCTAAAAGTCTTGCTTTGCTAACATGAGCCATTTCTTTTTTGTCTTTTTTATTAGTTAATTTTTCAGCTTCTTGTGTTAATTCGTAACGTTCCATGTTTAGTACCTTTCGTAGTAATAAGTTGTGAATTCCTCAAAGTCTTCTTCTTTTGAAAGTTTAAAGACTGATGTATCAAATTTTGGAGCATAAGTGTCTCCATCATAATTTTGTTTAATAATACTAATAACTAATTTGTCAGCAAAATTTAATGCTGATTGATATATTTTAGAACCACCAATTACGATAAGTTCTTCATCAATATTTTTATATGCATCTAAAACTGTTTCAAGTTCCTTAGACAGTTCAAGATTATTATAACTCTTTTCTAATTCTCTTGAAGTAATTAATATATTTTTTCTATTAGGTAATGGTTTTAAGGAAAGAGATTCTCAAGTATTTCTCCCCATTAAAACAGTTTTACCTCTGGTGTAATTTATAAAATGTTGCATTTCTTCTTTTATGTTTCAAGGTAAACTATTGTTTTTACCAATGACCCCTTCTTTTGTTTGAGCTCAAATTAATGAAATCATTAAACTGCAACAACACCCTTAATTGCTGGGTGACTTTCATAGTTTTCTAAAGAAATGTCTTCAAATTTGATATCAAATATTGATTTATTTTCACTATTTACTTTTAAAGTAGGTAAAATTTTTGGTTCTCTTGATAATTGGAGATTTAATTGCTCAATATGATTTGAATAAATATGAGCATCTCCAATTGTGTGTACAAAATAACGAGCTTTTAAATTACATTCAATAGCAACTAGTTCTAAAAGCAATGAGTAACTTGCTATATTAAATGGAACCCCTAAAAATATATCTCCACTTCTTTGGTAAAGTTGCAGATCTATAAAACCATCTTTTGAAACATAAAATTGGAATAATGAGTGACATGGTGGTAAAGCCATTTGGTTTACTTCTGCTGGATTTCAAGCAGAAATTATGTGTCTTCTTGAATAAGGATTTACTTTAATACCATTGATTAAATTTTTAAATTGATCAACTCCATTGAAATCTCTTCATTGTTTTCCATAAACCGGACCTAATTCTCCATGTTTATTTGCAAAATCTTGATCCGTTTTAATTTTTTCAACAAATTCTTGTAAAGTTTCATTTTTAAAATCATTTGATTTTTTAAATATTTCATAAGGTCATTCATTTCAAATATTCACTTTGTTATCAACAAGATACTTGATGTTTGTATCTCCACTAATAAATCAAAGTATTTCATGAACTATACCTTTGAAAAATACTTTTTT
This genomic interval from Spiroplasma monobiae MQ-1 contains the following:
- a CDS encoding thymidylate synthase yields the protein MKQYLDLVKEVLANGEKREDRTNTGTVSKFGTQSRYDLREGFPLVTTKKVFFKGIVHEILWFISGDTNIKYLVDNKVNIWNEWPYEIFKKSNDFKNETLQEFVEKIKTDQDFANKHGELGPVYGKQWRDFNGVDQFKNLINGIKVNPYSRRHIISAWNPAEVNQMALPPCHSLFQFYVSKDGFIDLQLYQRSGDIFLGVPFNIASYSLLLELVAIECNLKARYFVHTIGDAHIYSNHIEQLNLQLSREPKILPTLKVNSENKSIFDIKFEDISLENYESHPAIKGVVAV
- a CDS encoding dihydrofolate reductase, giving the protein MISLIWAQTKEGVIGKNNSLPWNIKEEMQHFINYTRGKTVLMGRNTWESLSLKPLPNRKNILITSRELEKSYNNLELSKELETVLDAYKNIDEELIVIGGSKIYQSALNFADKLVISIIKQNYDGDTYAPKFDTSVFKLSKEEDFEEFTTYYYERY
- a CDS encoding lysophospholipid acyltransferase family protein, with the translated sequence MERYELTQEAEKLTNKKDKKEMAHVSKARLLANAWGVWRATAKAKKVTKKIKQDPNLYSEEWRYNWVKKKTRKVLKIANIQVNVIGIENWLDRGLVLAPNHQSNLDPILMFAINDFSLQQPVAFIAKQELWKAKIFKHFMNLTDNIPLDRTNPRSALSAMKEAKELISEYKRSLVIFPEGTRSAKQEPNEFQGASMKIAQMAYVPIVPVSIIDSYRLFEKRKGGKFNITVVFGKPMMPEKFISLKTEMLTRNVQKEVEKNINQYKDWDPKKLGLKPKRIDKKNRVNYY